In a single window of the Micromonospora sp. WMMD1155 genome:
- a CDS encoding DUF397 domain-containing protein: MNDIHNTPSVSAHSLADAPWRTSTRSQTSNCVEVAPLGTGPSAVALRDSKDRGGPVLLFNRAGWLGFISGAKKGQFDLN; the protein is encoded by the coding sequence ATGAACGACATCCACAACACGCCGTCCGTCTCCGCCCACTCGTTGGCGGATGCCCCGTGGCGTACCAGCACGCGCAGCCAGACCTCCAACTGCGTGGAGGTCGCCCCGCTCGGCACCGGCCCGTCGGCCGTGGCCCTGCGGGACAGCAAGGACCGAGGCGGTCCGGTCCTGCTGTTCAACCGCGCGGGATGGCTCGGTTTCATCAGCGGTGCGAAGAAGGGACAGTTCGACCTGAACTGA
- a CDS encoding pitrilysin family protein, translated as MARRSRIPATKYPVERFTLDNGLRVVLTPDRSAPVIGVAVVYDVGIRSEPEGRTGFAHLFEHLMFQGSENLEKLAHFRHVQGAGGTFNGSTHLDYTDYFETLPSNALERALFLEADRMRGPRLTEENLRNQVDVVKEEIRVNVLNRPYGGFPWLTLPPVMFDTFPNAHDGYGSFDDLESATVADAADFFRRYYASGNAVLAVSGDIDVTEATQLVTRHFGDVPARLAPQRPDFTEPDLTEERRTSYTDALAPLPAVAGAWRVPDPISDFAGYLPYVVLAEVLTDGDASRLVERLVQRDRMVTSLGGYLGFMGDPFDVRDPTALLLQAHLPPGGDVDKVLRTIDEELDRLATDGLADGELDRTQARMATHLLRDTDAVLGRALRMAVLEQQRGEPGLLNELPRLVGEVTEEQVRAAAATLRPERRAAIEVIAGGAR; from the coding sequence GTGGCGCGGAGATCCAGAATTCCAGCGACGAAGTATCCGGTCGAGCGGTTCACCCTCGACAACGGCCTGCGGGTGGTGCTGACCCCCGACCGCAGTGCCCCGGTGATCGGGGTGGCGGTGGTCTACGACGTCGGCATCCGCTCCGAGCCGGAGGGACGCACCGGCTTCGCCCACCTCTTCGAGCACCTGATGTTCCAGGGCTCGGAGAACCTGGAGAAGCTGGCCCACTTTCGGCACGTGCAGGGCGCGGGCGGCACCTTCAACGGCTCCACCCACCTGGACTACACCGACTACTTCGAGACGTTGCCGAGCAACGCGCTGGAACGCGCGCTGTTCCTGGAGGCGGACCGGATGCGTGGCCCCCGGCTGACCGAGGAGAACCTGCGCAACCAGGTCGACGTGGTCAAGGAGGAGATCCGGGTCAACGTCCTCAACCGGCCGTACGGCGGCTTCCCCTGGCTGACCCTCCCGCCGGTCATGTTCGACACGTTCCCGAACGCGCACGACGGCTACGGCTCCTTCGACGACCTGGAGTCGGCGACCGTCGCCGACGCCGCGGACTTCTTCCGCCGCTACTACGCCAGCGGCAACGCGGTCCTGGCCGTCAGCGGCGACATCGACGTGACCGAGGCGACCCAGCTGGTCACCAGGCACTTCGGGGACGTGCCGGCCCGGCTGGCGCCGCAGCGACCCGACTTCACCGAGCCCGACCTGACCGAGGAGCGGCGCACCTCGTACACCGATGCCCTGGCTCCGCTGCCGGCGGTGGCCGGCGCCTGGCGGGTGCCCGACCCGATCAGCGACTTCGCCGGCTACCTGCCGTACGTGGTGCTGGCCGAGGTGCTCACCGACGGCGACGCCTCGCGGCTGGTCGAACGGCTGGTGCAGCGCGACCGCATGGTGACCAGCCTCGGCGGATACCTCGGCTTCATGGGCGACCCGTTCGACGTCCGTGACCCCACCGCGCTGCTGTTGCAGGCGCACCTACCGCCCGGGGGCGACGTGGACAAGGTGCTGCGCACCATCGACGAGGAGTTGGACCGGTTGGCCACCGACGGGCTGGCCGACGGCGAGCTGGACCGCACCCAGGCCCGCATGGCGACCCACCTGCTGCGCGACACCGACGCGGTGCTCGGCAGGGCTCTGCGGATGGCCGTGTTGGAGCAGCAACGCGGCGAACCGGGTCTGCTCAACGAGCTGCCCCGGCTGGTCGGTGAGGTCACCGAGGAGCAGGTCCGGGCCGCCGCGGCCACCCTGCGGCCGGAGCGCCGGGCCGCGATCGAGGTCATCGCCGGAGGTGCCCGATGA
- a CDS encoding ABC transporter ATP-binding protein has product MTSTTTTPQSATTAVALSGVTKVYGRGANAVLALDGVSLDVAPGEFVCLVGASGCGKSTLLNLVAGLDRPSGGQITLDGDTNPGLMFQEPALFPWLTVDGNVEVPLKLRRLPRAERRERVADLLRTVHLADFGRKRPHELSGGMRQRVALARTLALDTPVLLMDEPFGALDAMTRDILHDELERIWSERRLSVLFVTHNVREAARLADRIILLSSRPGRIIYSTEVDIPRPRRIDSPEVAAIAAEVTERLRTEVGRHGQ; this is encoded by the coding sequence ATGACGTCGACCACGACGACGCCGCAGAGCGCGACCACCGCGGTCGCGCTCTCCGGTGTGACCAAGGTGTACGGGCGCGGAGCGAACGCCGTCCTGGCCCTCGACGGTGTGTCGTTGGACGTCGCACCCGGCGAGTTCGTCTGCCTCGTCGGCGCCTCCGGCTGCGGCAAGAGCACGCTGCTGAACCTGGTCGCCGGGCTGGACCGGCCCAGCGGCGGGCAGATCACCCTGGACGGCGACACCAACCCCGGGCTGATGTTCCAGGAGCCGGCGCTGTTTCCCTGGCTGACCGTCGACGGCAACGTGGAGGTGCCACTGAAGCTGCGCCGGCTGCCCCGGGCCGAGCGACGCGAACGGGTCGCCGACCTGCTGCGTACGGTGCACCTGGCCGACTTCGGGCGCAAGCGCCCCCATGAGCTGTCCGGCGGTATGCGGCAGCGGGTCGCACTGGCCCGCACGCTGGCCCTGGACACCCCGGTGCTGCTCATGGACGAGCCGTTCGGCGCGCTGGACGCGATGACCCGGGACATCCTGCACGACGAGCTGGAACGCATCTGGTCCGAGCGCAGACTGTCGGTGCTCTTCGTGACGCACAACGTCCGCGAGGCCGCCCGGCTGGCCGACCGGATCATCCTGCTCTCCAGCCGTCCCGGCCGGATCATCTACTCCACCGAGGTGGACATCCCGCGCCCCCGACGGATCGACTCCCCCGAGGTCGCCGCCATCGCCGCCGAGGTCACCGAGCGGCTCCGTACGGAGGTGGGCCGTCATGGCCAATGA
- the nudC gene encoding NAD(+) diphosphatase has product MSGETAPPLARSTLDRAAHRRGDAQWLTEAWLRARVLLLDSTDDGRTLARTDTSPPTLVLFGASDAPAGSESTAMFLGVEPDGVPVFAVDAPLPAVPGTRAVNLREVGHLLADRDAGIFTTALALLNWHIRHGYSTSTGAPTAMDEAGWSRVDRNGGRIWPRTDPAMIVLVHDGVDGPDGRCLLGNNAGWPGTPGGRRYSCLAGYVEPGESAEAAVLREVREEVGLGIERIGYVGSQAWPFPGSLMLGFLATADPDDPVRVDPSEIAYARWFSRREIGAALAGETVDVGDGAQLILPPPSSIALFLIHRWLDGWVDGER; this is encoded by the coding sequence GTGAGCGGGGAGACGGCACCGCCGTTGGCGCGGTCCACGTTGGATCGGGCGGCACACCGGCGGGGTGACGCGCAGTGGCTGACCGAGGCGTGGCTGCGTGCCCGGGTGCTGCTGCTCGACTCGACCGACGACGGTCGGACGTTGGCCCGCACCGACACGTCGCCTCCGACGCTGGTGCTGTTCGGTGCGTCCGACGCGCCGGCCGGGTCCGAGTCGACGGCGATGTTCCTCGGTGTCGAGCCGGACGGGGTGCCGGTCTTCGCCGTCGACGCGCCGCTGCCGGCGGTGCCGGGCACCCGGGCGGTCAATCTGCGCGAGGTGGGTCACCTGCTGGCCGACCGGGATGCGGGCATCTTCACCACCGCGTTGGCGCTGCTCAACTGGCACATCCGGCACGGCTACTCGACGAGCACCGGGGCGCCGACCGCGATGGACGAGGCCGGTTGGTCCCGGGTGGACCGCAACGGTGGACGGATCTGGCCGCGTACCGATCCGGCGATGATCGTCCTGGTGCACGACGGCGTGGACGGTCCGGACGGGCGTTGTCTGCTCGGCAACAACGCCGGTTGGCCGGGCACCCCGGGCGGGCGGCGCTACTCCTGCCTGGCCGGCTACGTCGAGCCGGGCGAGTCGGCGGAGGCCGCCGTGCTGCGCGAGGTCCGCGAGGAGGTGGGCCTCGGGATCGAGCGCATCGGGTACGTGGGCAGCCAGGCGTGGCCGTTCCCCGGTTCGCTGATGCTGGGTTTCCTGGCCACCGCCGACCCGGACGACCCGGTGCGGGTCGACCCGTCCGAGATCGCGTACGCCCGGTGGTTCTCGCGCCGGGAGATCGGGGCGGCGCTGGCCGGAGAGACGGTGGACGTGGGTGACGGCGCGCAGTTGATCCTGCCGCCGCCGTCGTCGATCGCGTTGTTCCTCATCCACCGGTGGTTGGACGGTTGGGTGGACGGCGAGCGCTGA
- a CDS encoding mycoredoxin → MLTMYSTPWCGYCHRLKSQLDREGIGYEVVDIEQDPKAAEFVMSVNGGNQTVPTLRFDDGSALTNPSINQVKQHLATLTA, encoded by the coding sequence ATGTTGACGATGTATTCCACCCCCTGGTGCGGCTACTGCCACCGGCTGAAGTCGCAGCTCGACCGGGAGGGCATCGGTTACGAGGTGGTCGACATCGAGCAGGACCCGAAGGCCGCGGAGTTCGTGATGAGCGTCAACGGCGGCAACCAGACGGTGCCGACCCTGCGCTTCGACGACGGCAGCGCCCTGACGAACCCCTCGATCAACCAGGTCAAGCAGCACCTCGCGACCCTCACCGCCTGA
- a CDS encoding MFS transporter, which translates to MRTVLRRPDFRLLFGGLLASMTAESILLLALAIWVKDLTGSNGLAGATIFAVIAPMMLAPLVGWFVDRYPRRPFFVAANVVTAALLTPLFTVRDAGDVWIVYLVAALYGLSSITLGAALSGLIRELVPIELLAEANGLLQTVRQGMRLIGPLAGAALYAALGGWALAGIGIVGFLTAAAVVTALPAPQQAPPTVRLRWPAELGAGLRHLADEPALRRALLGYGLGSLVMGFSESLIFAYVDDGLNRDAAFVGVLVTVQGVGGLLGGLCSPALIRRLGEVGTLAAGVAFFSPAALALAYPDIRLGFAAVLLAGVSLPLTMVGLHTLIQRRTPPTLVGRVAAATQAVVSGPQAFSIGAGALLVGFLDYRLLFALVGVATLVAGSYLWRGRHLSTPTGTRRPPPTRPILPSPRQPTEDAAGRSGAHRPSAR; encoded by the coding sequence ATGCGCACCGTCCTGCGCCGACCCGACTTCCGTCTCCTCTTCGGCGGTCTGCTGGCCAGCATGACCGCCGAGTCGATCCTGCTGCTCGCGCTGGCCATCTGGGTCAAGGATCTGACCGGCTCGAACGGGCTGGCCGGTGCCACCATCTTCGCCGTCATCGCGCCGATGATGCTGGCACCGCTGGTCGGCTGGTTCGTCGACAGGTATCCACGTCGGCCGTTCTTCGTGGCCGCGAACGTGGTCACCGCAGCCCTGCTCACCCCGCTGTTCACCGTCCGCGACGCGGGCGACGTCTGGATCGTCTACCTGGTGGCCGCGCTGTACGGACTGTCGTCCATCACCCTCGGCGCGGCGCTCAGCGGGCTCATCCGCGAGTTGGTGCCGATCGAGCTGCTGGCCGAGGCGAACGGCCTGTTGCAGACCGTACGCCAGGGGATGCGGTTGATCGGCCCGCTGGCCGGCGCGGCGCTCTACGCGGCGCTCGGCGGATGGGCGTTGGCCGGGATCGGGATCGTCGGATTTCTGACCGCGGCGGCGGTGGTCACCGCCCTGCCCGCTCCACAGCAGGCGCCACCGACGGTGCGGCTGCGGTGGCCGGCCGAGTTGGGCGCCGGTCTGCGGCACCTGGCCGACGAGCCGGCCCTGCGCCGGGCCCTGCTCGGCTACGGGCTCGGATCGCTGGTGATGGGCTTCAGCGAGTCGCTCATCTTCGCGTACGTCGACGACGGGCTGAACCGGGACGCCGCGTTCGTGGGAGTGCTGGTCACCGTGCAGGGCGTGGGCGGGCTGCTCGGCGGGCTCTGCTCACCGGCGCTGATCCGCCGCCTCGGGGAGGTCGGGACACTCGCGGCCGGGGTGGCCTTCTTCTCCCCGGCCGCGCTGGCGCTCGCGTACCCCGATATCCGCCTCGGGTTCGCGGCGGTGCTGCTGGCCGGCGTCTCGCTACCGCTGACGATGGTCGGGCTGCACACGCTGATCCAGCGCAGGACCCCACCCACGCTCGTCGGCCGGGTCGCCGCGGCCACCCAGGCGGTGGTCAGCGGGCCGCAGGCGTTCTCCATCGGCGCCGGTGCCCTGTTGGTCGGGTTCCTGGACTACCGGTTGCTGTTCGCGCTGGTCGGGGTGGCCACCCTGGTCGCCGGCAGCTACCTCTGGCGGGGCCGGCACCTCAGCACCCCGACCGGCACCCGCCGCCCGCCGCCGACCCGCCCGATCCTCCCGTCGCCCCGGCAACCGACCGAGGACGCGGCCGGCCGATCCGGTGCCCACCGGCCCTCAGCGCGCTGA
- a CDS encoding pitrilysin family protein — protein sequence MTGAIAAAPRTLPPLGPTRKLKVPKQAERTLRNGLTVIAVRRPAVPLVELRLWVPFGRVHLARGAMLSQTMLSGTESMTSVQLAAELQKVGGGLSAGVDPDRLMLSGAGLVTGLDRMLELLAEVLTSATYPSDEVATERDRLVDRIQVAQSQPAHLAREALLKRIYGRHPYATQTPEPGQIRAVRPAALRTLHAERVHPAGAQLVLVGDVQPERALDAAERALGGWAGAGRVAELAATPPLEPGPLLLVDRPGSVQSSLRIALPAVSRTDPDHAPLQLANLIFGGYFSSRWVENIREDKGYTYGPHSGIEHSVAGSVLVASAEVATEVTGPALLETTYELGRLASLPPKPEELEQARQYALGTLQLGMSTQAGLAALTSAYAGNGLRLDFLAEYAARLAKASVDDVARVGARYLAPARAAVVVLGDAERVTPGLAALTTVHTEPLA from the coding sequence ATGACCGGGGCCATCGCCGCCGCGCCGCGCACGTTGCCCCCGCTGGGGCCGACCCGCAAGCTCAAGGTGCCCAAGCAGGCCGAGCGCACGCTGCGCAACGGCCTCACCGTGATCGCCGTACGCCGGCCCGCGGTGCCCCTGGTCGAGCTGCGACTCTGGGTGCCGTTCGGCCGGGTCCACCTGGCCCGGGGCGCGATGCTCTCGCAGACGATGCTCTCCGGCACCGAGTCCATGACCAGCGTGCAGCTCGCCGCCGAGTTGCAGAAGGTGGGCGGTGGGCTCTCCGCGGGGGTCGACCCGGACCGGCTGATGCTCTCCGGCGCCGGGCTGGTCACCGGCCTGGACCGGATGCTGGAGCTGCTGGCCGAGGTGCTGACCAGCGCCACCTACCCGAGCGACGAGGTCGCCACCGAACGGGACCGACTCGTCGACCGGATCCAGGTGGCGCAGAGTCAGCCGGCGCACCTCGCCCGGGAGGCGCTGCTGAAGCGGATCTACGGCCGCCACCCGTACGCGACGCAGACCCCGGAGCCGGGCCAGATCCGGGCCGTCCGCCCGGCGGCGCTGCGCACCCTGCACGCGGAGCGGGTCCATCCGGCCGGCGCGCAGTTGGTGCTGGTCGGCGACGTGCAGCCGGAGAGGGCACTGGACGCGGCCGAGCGGGCGCTCGGCGGTTGGGCCGGCGCCGGGCGGGTCGCCGAGCTGGCGGCCACCCCACCGCTGGAGCCGGGGCCGCTGCTGCTCGTCGACCGGCCCGGCTCGGTGCAGTCCTCGCTGCGGATCGCGCTCCCGGCGGTGTCCCGCACCGACCCGGACCACGCGCCGCTGCAACTGGCCAACCTGATCTTCGGCGGCTACTTCTCCTCCCGCTGGGTGGAGAACATCCGCGAGGACAAGGGCTACACGTACGGCCCGCACTCCGGCATCGAGCACTCCGTCGCCGGGTCGGTGCTGGTCGCCTCCGCCGAGGTGGCCACCGAGGTCACCGGTCCGGCCCTGCTGGAGACGACGTACGAGTTGGGTCGGCTGGCGTCCCTGCCACCGAAGCCCGAGGAGTTGGAGCAGGCCCGGCAGTACGCCCTGGGTACCCTCCAGCTCGGAATGTCCACCCAGGCCGGGTTGGCGGCGTTGACCAGCGCGTACGCGGGCAACGGGCTACGCCTGGACTTCCTCGCCGAGTACGCGGCGAGGTTGGCGAAGGCGAGCGTCGACGACGTGGCGCGGGTGGGTGCCCGTTACCTGGCACCGGCTCGGGCGGCGGTCGTGGTGCTCGGTGACGCGGAGCGGGTGACACCGGGTCTGGCCGCGCTGACCACGGTCCACACCGAGCCGCTGGCGTGA
- a CDS encoding ABC transporter substrate-binding protein codes for MRRSPLRRVVTLATLAVLGAATLGSTAACGDDDSTGASGSSGPVTLRLGYFPNITHAPAVVGVEKGIFAEKLGANVKLDPKTFNAGPAAIEAVFSGALDATYIGPNPTVNAFSKSKGEAVRVVSGAASGGVALVVKPAISGVQDLKGKKIATPQLGNTQDVAIRYWLKQQGLTTTKEGGGDVKIVPQENAQTVETFNSGAIDGAWVPEPFVSRLVNAGGKVLVDERDLWPDKKFVITNLLVSTKFLKAHPDVVQKLVDGQVAANEFVNSKPEEAQQAISDAIGKITGKPLDLKLIKQAWPTLEFTNDPIATSLKAGLDHAVDVKLTEPVDLDGLYDLTYLNNALKAAGEPEVVQP; via the coding sequence ATGAGACGGTCCCCCCTGCGCCGGGTGGTCACTCTGGCCACCCTCGCCGTCCTCGGCGCGGCGACCCTGGGCAGCACCGCCGCGTGCGGCGACGACGACAGCACGGGCGCGAGCGGGAGTTCCGGCCCGGTGACGCTGCGCCTCGGCTACTTCCCCAACATCACCCACGCGCCGGCGGTCGTCGGCGTGGAGAAGGGCATCTTCGCCGAGAAGCTCGGCGCGAACGTCAAGCTGGATCCGAAGACCTTCAACGCCGGCCCGGCCGCCATCGAGGCCGTCTTCTCCGGCGCGCTGGACGCCACCTACATCGGTCCGAACCCGACGGTGAACGCCTTCTCCAAGTCCAAGGGCGAGGCCGTCCGGGTCGTCTCCGGCGCGGCCTCCGGCGGCGTGGCGCTGGTCGTCAAGCCCGCCATCAGCGGCGTGCAGGACCTGAAGGGCAAGAAGATCGCCACCCCGCAGCTGGGCAACACCCAGGACGTGGCGATCCGCTACTGGCTCAAGCAGCAGGGACTGACCACCACCAAGGAGGGTGGCGGCGACGTCAAGATCGTGCCGCAGGAGAACGCCCAGACGGTCGAGACGTTCAACAGCGGAGCGATCGACGGCGCCTGGGTGCCCGAGCCGTTCGTGTCCCGCCTGGTCAACGCCGGCGGCAAGGTGCTCGTCGACGAGCGGGACCTGTGGCCGGACAAGAAGTTCGTCATCACCAACCTGCTGGTCAGCACGAAGTTCCTCAAGGCGCACCCGGACGTCGTGCAGAAGCTGGTCGACGGCCAGGTGGCCGCGAACGAGTTCGTCAACAGCAAGCCCGAGGAGGCTCAGCAGGCCATCTCCGACGCGATCGGCAAGATCACCGGAAAGCCGCTGGACCTGAAGCTCATCAAGCAGGCGTGGCCGACGTTGGAGTTCACCAACGACCCGATCGCGACATCGCTCAAGGCCGGCCTCGACCACGCCGTCGACGTCAAGCTGACCGAGCCGGTCGACCTCGACGGCCTGTACGACCTGACGTACCTCAACAACGCGCTCAAGGCCGCCGGCGAGCCCGAGGTCGTCCAGCCATGA
- a CDS encoding helix-turn-helix transcriptional regulator — protein sequence MPPAAPSPILRRRRLGVELRRLREAAGLTGDQVIERIGWASASKLSRLENGRSRPDPQDVGDLLNLYGADQALHDELLGITSEAGDMRGWLKNFPVMTQQQRSWAELEAGCAEISEYNPTLVPGLLQTPGYAQVRIVSARQVDEDAGEPQPDDEPETEVQARLARQSLLTREPYAPRYTAVLEEAALGRRAGPPEVLHEQLVQLCELALLPNVTLHVLLRDTQIGNWYLPPTAFSVYRFADPLDPETLAIEGGFTDVMSTEAITLNRYKVVFEWLCTAALNASDTLSWLIEATGRLTEAAPPSTVAFGPATAPTQRRRESGRLTDR from the coding sequence GTGCCTCCTGCCGCACCCAGCCCAATCCTGCGTCGTCGCCGGTTGGGCGTCGAGTTGCGCCGCCTGCGGGAAGCCGCGGGCCTCACCGGTGACCAGGTCATCGAGCGTATCGGTTGGGCGTCCGCGTCCAAACTGTCACGACTGGAGAACGGCCGCAGCCGACCGGACCCGCAGGACGTCGGGGACCTGCTGAATCTCTACGGCGCCGACCAGGCATTGCACGACGAGTTGCTGGGCATCACCAGCGAGGCCGGCGACATGCGCGGTTGGTTGAAGAACTTCCCGGTGATGACGCAGCAGCAGCGCAGCTGGGCCGAGTTGGAGGCGGGCTGCGCGGAGATCTCCGAGTACAACCCGACGCTGGTACCCGGCCTGTTGCAGACCCCGGGTTACGCCCAGGTCCGGATCGTCTCGGCCCGACAGGTCGACGAGGACGCGGGCGAACCGCAGCCCGACGACGAGCCGGAGACCGAGGTGCAGGCGAGGCTGGCTCGCCAGTCGCTGCTGACCCGTGAGCCGTACGCGCCCCGTTACACGGCCGTGCTGGAGGAGGCCGCCCTCGGCCGCCGCGCCGGCCCACCCGAGGTGCTGCACGAGCAGTTGGTCCAACTCTGCGAGCTGGCCCTGCTTCCCAACGTCACGCTGCACGTGTTGCTGCGGGACACCCAGATCGGCAACTGGTACCTCCCGCCGACCGCGTTCTCCGTCTACCGGTTCGCCGATCCCCTCGATCCGGAGACGCTCGCCATCGAAGGTGGCTTCACCGATGTCATGTCGACCGAGGCAATCACGCTAAATCGCTATAAAGTGGTGTTCGAGTGGCTATGCACGGCGGCACTAAACGCCTCGGACACCCTCTCCTGGCTGATCGAGGCGACGGGACGGCTGACCGAGGCGGCGCCTCCTTCCACAGTGGCGTTCGGGCCGGCAACGGCGCCGACCCAACGCCGCCGGGAGTCGGGGCGGCTGACGGACCGGTGA